The segment GGCGGCTCTGCACGAGCTTCCGTTCCGGATCGTACACCTTGAGCTCAAGCGAAGCGTCGATCCGTTCGTTCCGGGCGTTCCGGAGCCGGTAGCTCAGCAACACGGGCTCCCCGGCCGGACGGTTGAGCGCCGTGTAATCCGGGCGGACCTCAAGCTGCTTGGCCGGATTCGACATATCCGCAATGTAAAAGAAATCGTCGAGCAGAATCCGGCTCTTCGCGGGTTTGTCGTTGCGGTAGAAAATCGTGCGCAGCGCGATCGGGAACCCGATCTTCTCATAGCCCGGCAGCGTTTCCGCATTCAGGTCGAGCCGGTAATCCTTCCAGCCGCGCCCTTCGATCCGGACGGGAACGGTCGTGAACGTGCGGTCGAAACGGTCGACGAACGCAAAGCGGACCTCGCCCGCATTCCCCTCCGGGTCCGCAGAAAAGAGCAGCGCAGCCGGCACGGCCGGCATCTTGAAGATGCTGTTCTTGCCGAACCGGGCCTCCCCGCGCGGCGCGACCGTGTCGAAATGCATCGCGCCTGCCCAGCCGTCCTCACGGCGCGGGTCCGGAACCGAACCGAAGCTGAAACTGAACGGATGCGCCGCCCCCGGACGCGCGCCCGGGCCATAGCCGCCGAGCCAGCTTGAGATGTCGGCGAAATCGTCGAGCGGTATTCTGCCGAGGTTCTTTTCGTCGATCACCGGGCGTTCCACCGCATAGAACGGGGTCATGTCCGCCAGTTCGGACCACGGCTTCCTGTCGGCCGGGCCGATCTTCTCGGCCATCTTCCAGCCGGACGCGTCGAATTCCGGCAGCGTCCACCCCTCCGGCGCTTCGGCGGAGGAACGGATGTTCCCGTTGCTGGCCAGCGGGATGACCGTGCCGTCCTTCAGCAGAATCTCCCCGCGGAACAGCACGCCGGCCGGCGGCAGGCCGTTGTAGACTTCGAACGAAATCACATTCTTCCCGGCCTTCAGCAGCGGCGCGAGGTTGTGCCGTTTCGCGTGCCAGCTCTGGAATTTCTGAAGCTGCGTACCGTTCACCCGGATGATGCCGCGGTCGTCGCAGGCGAAAAAGACCGGGGCGCTCTGCACTTCTCCGGGAAGCTCCAGCTCGACCCGGAAAAAGCGTGTGCTCCGGTCGAGCGGCTTCGCCTCGTGCCAGTACCAGAAGGAGGGCGGCGCCCCGGCCGCCGCGGCGGAGAGTGCGGCCAGGCACGACGCCGCCGCGAGCAGAAGATGCAGAATCGATCTTGACATGACAGAACCTTTCAGGGTTGATGATGCTTCGCTTACCGCTCCGGGAGCCGGTTCTCCCGGCCGGAGCGGACCGGCCGGACCGGTGCAAACGATTCGCGCAGGATGATCTCCTCCTGCACATACGCCTTCAGCACGGTCGGACCGTCATTCAGATTCGCCAGGATGATCTCGGCCGCCTTCTGTCCGATTTTCGCCATCGGAATCGAAACCGACGCGAGCGGCGGCGTCAGGTATTCGAGAAAACGGCTGTCGTTCCAGCCGACCACCGACACCTGCTCCGGCACCCGGATTTTCCGGGCCGCCAGCACCCGCAGCAGACGGCAGGCGATCCGGTCGTCGGAGCCGAGAACAAGAGTGAAATCATATTCCCTCCCGGAAAAAACCTTGTCGACCGCTTCAAACGAAAGATCTTCGGCGGTAATGACTTCACAATTCTTTTCGATCCCGGCCTCCTCGGCCGCGGCCCGAAAGCCCCTGACCCGCTCCGCCAGCCCGATGCAGTCGAATCGGAAGGTCAGGAACGCGATCCGCCGATGCCCCTGCCGGATGCACTCGCCGGTCAGGTTGTAGGCGCTCTGAAAGTCGTGCCCCTTCACGAATGAAATCAGTTCATGGTCGGTCTCCTCGAGCGAAACCACCGGAATCCCGGCCTCGATGCTCTCGACGAAATGGCTCTCCTCGGCCGAAGCGGGCTGGACGATGATGCCGTCGATCTTGCGCTGCATCAGGTTCCGGAAGATCTTGCGCTCCTTCTCAAGATCGCCCTCCGTATTGCAGAGGATGACGTTGTACGACTCCCCGAGCCCGTTTTCGACCGCCCGGACGACGCCGAACCAGAAGTCGTTGTCGATGTTGTGCACGACGATCGCCACGTTGTTCGTGCGCCGCAGCCGGAAATTCCGCGCCTGTTCGTTCCGGGTGAAACCGCGCCGCGCCGCGAATTCCGTGATCCGCAGCCGCGTCTTCTCCGCCACCCTCCGGTCCCCGTTCAGCGCCAGCGAAACCGTCGCAGGCGACACTTTCAGCTCTTCGGCTATATCGTATATGGTCATTTTCATTCCCTGTTTTAATCGATTTAAAAAGAAAACCAAATCGATTTAATTTTATTTTAATCGATTTAAATATATTATACCAAAATCCGGTTGAAATGTCAATAGGCCGGCGGAAAAAAACGGCGATTTTATGCCATCCGGCCGAAAAGCAGCGGTTTCCGGAGACCGGAACAGGGCTTTCCGGCACGACGGGAGGGCCCTAGCGGACCGGGACTCGGAAGCCGCGCCGGCGCCGCGTCCGGATACATCCGCATTCCTATGCCGCCCGTTTCGCCGGGCAGCATTGATTTTAGCACTACTTATGCTATATTGTCTTCATATGAACACATTCGACAACATCGCAGCTCCGGCCACCGGAATCGGGGGGGCCGTTTCGATCATCCGCATCTCGGGCCCGGATGCGCTGGCCATCGGCCGCCGGGTCTGGCGCGGCAGGCGCGAGCTCGGGCCCGAAAGCAGGCGCGAACTGCTGCTCGGCCGGGTCGGCATCGACTCCGCCCTCGCCGTTTTCATGCCGGGCCCGGCCAGCTACACCGGCGACGACGTGGTCGAACTCCACTGCCACGGCGGCCAGTCGGCGGCCGACCAGGCGCTGCGGAGCGTCTTCGCGGCGGGCTGCCGTCTTGCGGAGCCGGGGGAATTCACCTTCCGCGCCTTCGTGAACGGCAAGCTCGACCTCGCCCAGGCCGAAGCGGTCAACGACGTGATTTCCGCCGGGAGCGACCTGGCGCTCAGAATTGCCGAAAAACAGCTCGACGGCGTCCTTTCCCGCCGGCTCGAAGCGGCCTACGACGAACTCAACGCGCTCCGGGCCGAATGCGAATCGCACCTCGACTTCCCGGATGAAGAGCTGGCGTGGGAGCCGGATGTTCCCGCACGGCTCGAAGCGCTCACCGCTCAACTCCGCGAACTCTACGACACACGCGACATCGGCGGCGCGTTGCGCGACGGCGTCTCCGTCGTTCTCGCCGGGCGCCCGAATGCCGGCAAGTCGAGCCTGCTGAACCGGCTGCTCGGTTACGAGCGCGCCATCGTGACGCCGATTCCGGGAACCACCCGCGACACGGTCGAAGCGCAGACGGTCATCTGCAATCTGCCGGTGCGCATCACCGACACCGCGGGGCTGCGCGAAAGCGCCGACCCGATCGAGCAGATGGGCGTCGAACGCAGCCGCAAATCGATCGCGGCCGCGTCGGTCACCTTCTGGCTGCTCGATGCGTCGGGCGGCGAACTCGAAGCCGAGCTTGCCGAAATGGAGAGGGCCGATGCGGTGAACCGCATCGCGGTCTGGAACAAAATCGATCTCGTGCCGGAACGCGCGCTGCCGGAGCTCCCCTGCCCCGCCGTGCGGATTTCCGCACGGACCGGAGCCGGACTCGACGAGCTGCGCGAAGCGTTCGCCGTCATGGTCGCGAAGTCGCCTCGTCCGGCCGTCCCCGAAGTCGCCGTCAACGCCCGCGCGGCCCGGCTTCTCGCCGAAGCGCTCGAGCTGCTGCCCGAAGCGACGGCGCGTTTCCGCGAGGAGGAGTACGAGCTCGCCGCCATCGGCATCCGCACGGCGATGAACCGGGTCGGAGAGATCACCGGCAAGACCGTCGAGCCGGACATCCTCGACAATATTTTCAGCCGCTTCTGCATAGGGAAATAATTTTTTCATGGAAAAGAAACCGCGCAATCTCCGGAAGATCATTCTGAAAAGCCTGCTCTGGGCCGTCTGCGGCCTCGCGCTGCTGCTGATCGCCGCGACCGCAGGCGGAATCATCTACTGGAACTGGTATCTGCCGGACTACATCAATGACCGGCTCCTCCCGCCGGTCCGCGAGCAGCTCGGCCTGGACGAAATGGAGCTCAGGATCCGCCGGATCGGCCTCTCCGGGCTCGATCTTGAGACCTTCACCCTGACCGGCGCGGACGGGCGGACGCTTGCGATCGATTCGATCCGGGCTGACTATACCCCGCACCTGCCCTTCCGCACGCCGCGCGCGCTCGATATCACGAACCTGACGCTGGCGGGCGGCGACATCCGGGCCTCCGTGAAAGACGGCAGACTCGCCATCTCCGGATTCGAGCTTGATCGTGTGCTCGAACGCGTGGCGGCCCTCAGTGCTCCCGCCCCCGCCCCGGACGACGAAGCGGCACGGGAGGCCGCGGTCGTGCTGGAAAAAATCACGCTCCGGGATATCCGCCTCCACCTCGACCTTGAGGGGCGGCTGATCGTCATCCCGGTCAAAGCCGTCGTCACCTCCGAGAACAATGAATGGAAAAACATCCGCGCCGACCTGACGCTGACGCCGCGCGGACAACGGATCGGCGCCCTCGTCGAATACGATTCCGTCGCTTCGACGGTCAAACTCACGGGCGACGCGAAGCTGCAGCTCGAAGCGCTTTCCGACCTGACCGGCGTGAAGGCCGGCGGCAGCGCCGCGCTCCGCTACGACCTCTCGGCCGGCTTTGCGGGCGGCGACCTGAACGCGGTCGGCACGTTCGATGCGACGCTTGAACTCGGGGACCGAAGCGGGCTGCCGGTCGTGTTCCGCTGCCCGGTCGAACTGCACCAGAACCTGAACCTGCGGTACCGGACGGCCGCCCGGGAACTGCACGCCATTCTCGACGGCGAAATGGCGCCGACCGCGATCGCATTCGACCAGGAGGCGATCCGGGCCGAAACCGGGGAAAAGGTCCGCTGGAAATTCGTCCTGTCGAGCACTCCCGCCGACGGGCTCCGTTTTGCGGAGGCCGGCCTCTCGACCGGCCGCGTCCGCTTCGACGCCCACGGCTTCACATTGAATGCGCCGCAGCTCCGCTTCGAACGGCTGAACGACCATTACACGATCACCGGCTCCGGCATGACGGTCTCGAATCCGGAGCTGAAGCTCGAGGCGGCGGGAATCAACCTGCTGATTCCGCTGCTGCCGACTGAGCAGCTGCCCGCCACGCTGAATGCCGGGTCGATCCGCATGGACAAACGCGAGCTCGGCGCTCTGCGCAGCAGCTTCCACATCAAGGGCAGCGGCATGCGGATGAAGGGCGATTTCGAGAACAAGCTCATTCCGGGCGCCCGGATCGACTTCCGGGGGGAAGTCATGCCGCGTCCCGGCCAGATGCCGGACATGCTGTTCGAGATGAACGTGCCGCCCTGGTCGCCGAAGTCGCCGGTCAAACTTGCCGAAATCAATCCGGCCTTCGGGGATGCAACCGCAAACGGCATCGTCTCGCTGGGCGGCGCGGCCCGGCTCGAGGCGGGGAAACTGACCACCGGCGTCCAGCTGCTGCTCGAGAACGGCAGTTTTCAATGGCCGGAATTGAAACTCGACGCCGAAAACATCCGGCTCGACCTGCGCTTCAACGACCTGCTCGGCATGAACACGCCGGGCGGCCAGAGTTTCCGGATCGGCCGCCTCCGCTGCGGCGACCTCGATTTCGGCAATGCGACCATTCTCTTCGATATCGCCTCGAAGGAACAGGCTAATATCGAACGCGCCAGCGTCGAATGGTGCGGCGGGACCGTCATGGTCCACTCGATCCGGCTGAATCCCTCCAACCTCGACCGGTTCGCGGTCAACACCGAGCTTTACTGCGAAAACCTGTCGCTGGCCGAACTCGTGAGCCAGCTCGGACTCAGCAACGCGAGCGGAGACGGCGCGCTTTTCGGGAAAATCCCGGTCCGCTTCAGCTCCCAGCGCGGCATTCTGATCGAATCGAGCTATCTGTACAGCCGTCCCGGCGGCAGCAATACGATCAAACTCGCCGATCCCGAAAAGATCGCGGGGGGCATGGCCGACGCGGCGCTGCGCCAGTCCCAGCTCGATTTTGCGCTTGAGGCGCTCCGCGACTTCACTTACAGCTGGGCGAAACTGAACTTCACGACGGAAAAGGAGAACCTCGTTCTCTCGCTCCAGTTCGACGGGCGGCCGAACCAGCCGCTGCCGTTCGCCTACGACGAAAATTCCGGCCAGCTCCGCCGCGACCCGGCCGGAAAAGCCGTGTTCGAAGGCATTCAGCTCAACATCAACACGCGGCTGCCGCTCAACCGGCTGCTGCAGCTCAACGATAAATTCAAGCAGTTCAAGAAAAACAAACCCGAAGAGAAACCCAAAGCGGCTCCCGCAGCCGCTCCAAAGGAGGCAAAGAAATGAAGTACGCGAAAACGATTCTCCCGGCTGCCGCCGTCACTGCGGCGATCCTGGCCGGCTGCACCCCGACCATCAAAACCGAAAATGAGGTGACCATCAAACCGATCCAGATCACGCTCGACGTGAATCTGAAAGTCGATCAGGAGCTGAATCAGGCGCTTTCGACCGACAAACCGAATGTGAAGGCCGACCCGAACAGCAGCGACGTGCGCGAACGCCGCCGTTCGCGCCGCGACCAGATCAAGGCGTGGAAGAGCGCGCAGCTGATCGGCGAAAACAACAAGGGGCTCCTCGAAGCGCGCACGGCCGACGGCAGCCTCAGCGACTCGGTCAAAAAGGTGGTTGACGCCGAGAACGCCGACCGCCGGCTCGTCTTCCAGGCCATCGCCGGCAAACAGAACATCCCGGTCGAGTCGGTCGCGCAGCGCATGGGAGCCCGCATGGCCGAACGTTCCGCCGAAGGGACCTGGGTCCAGGACGGCGCCGGAAAATGGACGGTCAAAGCCGGGAAATGAAACGGCGATGAGCCGCTTCGAGTGCGATCTGTATCCGGAACAGCGCTTCCGCTGTCTCTGCTGCAGCTTCGGCTGCTGCGACCGTTTTGAAATTCCGGTGAGCCCGGAGGAGGCGCGCGCCATCGACGCGCTCCATATCCCCGGCGCGCCGTCTTTCGACGACTGCTTCCGGCCCGGCATCATGAATGCCGGGCTGGTAATCGCCAAGGATGCACAGCACCACTGCGTCTTCGCCGACGGGCGGCTCTGCGCGATCCACAAGCATCACGGCTTCGCGGCCAAACCGCTGGCGTGCCGGATTTTTCCGCTCAATATCCAGTCGTGGGCGGACGGGCGCATATCGGCCGAGCTGCGCTTCATCTGTCCGTCAGCCGGTTCCGCCGACGGAAAACGCACCGGCGACATGCTCGATGAAATCGCGATCTATTCGCGGCAGCTCGCCGGACTCGGCGGCAGAAACGACTGCATCTACTCGCACGCGAACCCGGCCCCCCTCGCCGCGGTCCGCAGCGTTCACGGCGCCTTCCGCGCCCTGCTGCACGAGGAAGAGAAGCCGCTCGCCTTCCGGCTCTACGCCGCGGCGCGCATCCTCGACTTCCATGCCCGTCCCGACATGGCCGGGGCGGTCCGGACCGCCGGTGAAAGCTTCCGCAGCGACCTGCGGGAGTTCGTCGGGAAAGCGGCGAAGGAACTCGAAAATGAGCTCGCCTCCGGGCGGTGCGATGCGCTGATCCGCGCCGAATTCCGCAACCTGATCTGCGCCTACCTGCGCGACGACGATCCGTTCGACCGCTCCGCCGCCAAACGGCTCCGCCGCGGCTGGCGCCATTTCCGCGCCTACTCCGGTTTCGGCCTCATGTCGGAGCTGAACGCCGAAGCGCCGAATTGTTCCATGCGCGGACTGCCGGAGGCGGCGCACGGACTCTCCTGCGAGCCGGCCGCGCTCGACCCCTTCCGCCAGTTTTTCTATGGGAAACTCGATTCGATGCATTTCTGCGGCAGCCGCATCCACAACTTCGACTACGAAACCGGGTTCGCCCATCTGCTGCTGTCGGTTCCCGTCGCCTTCACCCTCGCCTCGGCCTATGCGCTGGCGGCCGGAAAAGACGTCATCGGCCGCGAAGCCATGCAGCGCACCATCCGTCTGCTCGACCTGACCTTCGGCCGGTCGCCCTTCTTCCGCATGCGGGTCGCCCGCCGCTGGATCCGCCATCTCGCCCGGCCCGGCCGCTATGCCGGGCTGCTGAACACACTGCCGTCTCTGTCCTCTTAGAATATCGCGGAATCAGACCAGTTCAAAGCGGTAGGGAATCGAGTCGAGGAACATTTTCCCGTAGTGTTTTGAGATCACGCGGCGGTCGAGCACGACCACGATGCCGCGGTCGTTCCGGCTGCGGATCAGCCGCCCGACGCCCTG is part of the Victivallis lenta genome and harbors:
- the mnmE gene encoding tRNA uridine-5-carboxymethylaminomethyl(34) synthesis GTPase MnmE, with translation MNTFDNIAAPATGIGGAVSIIRISGPDALAIGRRVWRGRRELGPESRRELLLGRVGIDSALAVFMPGPASYTGDDVVELHCHGGQSAADQALRSVFAAGCRLAEPGEFTFRAFVNGKLDLAQAEAVNDVISAGSDLALRIAEKQLDGVLSRRLEAAYDELNALRAECESHLDFPDEELAWEPDVPARLEALTAQLRELYDTRDIGGALRDGVSVVLAGRPNAGKSSLLNRLLGYERAIVTPIPGTTRDTVEAQTVICNLPVRITDTAGLRESADPIEQMGVERSRKSIAAASVTFWLLDASGGELEAELAEMERADAVNRIAVWNKIDLVPERALPELPCPAVRISARTGAGLDELREAFAVMVAKSPRPAVPEVAVNARAARLLAEALELLPEATARFREEEYELAAIGIRTAMNRVGEITGKTVEPDILDNIFSRFCIGK
- a CDS encoding LacI family DNA-binding transcriptional regulator, whose translation is MTIYDIAEELKVSPATVSLALNGDRRVAEKTRLRITEFAARRGFTRNEQARNFRLRRTNNVAIVVHNIDNDFWFGVVRAVENGLGESYNVILCNTEGDLEKERKIFRNLMQRKIDGIIVQPASAEESHFVESIEAGIPVVSLEETDHELISFVKGHDFQSAYNLTGECIRQGHRRIAFLTFRFDCIGLAERVRGFRAAAEEAGIEKNCEVITAEDLSFEAVDKVFSGREYDFTLVLGSDDRIACRLLRVLAARKIRVPEQVSVVGWNDSRFLEYLTPPLASVSIPMAKIGQKAAEIILANLNDGPTVLKAYVQEEIILRESFAPVRPVRSGRENRLPER
- a CDS encoding YkgJ family cysteine cluster protein, whose translation is MSRFECDLYPEQRFRCLCCSFGCCDRFEIPVSPEEARAIDALHIPGAPSFDDCFRPGIMNAGLVIAKDAQHHCVFADGRLCAIHKHHGFAAKPLACRIFPLNIQSWADGRISAELRFICPSAGSADGKRTGDMLDEIAIYSRQLAGLGGRNDCIYSHANPAPLAAVRSVHGAFRALLHEEEKPLAFRLYAAARILDFHARPDMAGAVRTAGESFRSDLREFVGKAAKELENELASGRCDALIRAEFRNLICAYLRDDDPFDRSAAKRLRRGWRHFRAYSGFGLMSELNAEAPNCSMRGLPEAAHGLSCEPAALDPFRQFFYGKLDSMHFCGSRIHNFDYETGFAHLLLSVPVAFTLASAYALAAGKDVIGREAMQRTIRLLDLTFGRSPFFRMRVARRWIRHLARPGRYAGLLNTLPSLSS
- a CDS encoding intermembrane phospholipid transport protein YdbH family protein translates to MEKKPRNLRKIILKSLLWAVCGLALLLIAATAGGIIYWNWYLPDYINDRLLPPVREQLGLDEMELRIRRIGLSGLDLETFTLTGADGRTLAIDSIRADYTPHLPFRTPRALDITNLTLAGGDIRASVKDGRLAISGFELDRVLERVAALSAPAPAPDDEAAREAAVVLEKITLRDIRLHLDLEGRLIVIPVKAVVTSENNEWKNIRADLTLTPRGQRIGALVEYDSVASTVKLTGDAKLQLEALSDLTGVKAGGSAALRYDLSAGFAGGDLNAVGTFDATLELGDRSGLPVVFRCPVELHQNLNLRYRTAARELHAILDGEMAPTAIAFDQEAIRAETGEKVRWKFVLSSTPADGLRFAEAGLSTGRVRFDAHGFTLNAPQLRFERLNDHYTITGSGMTVSNPELKLEAAGINLLIPLLPTEQLPATLNAGSIRMDKRELGALRSSFHIKGSGMRMKGDFENKLIPGARIDFRGEVMPRPGQMPDMLFEMNVPPWSPKSPVKLAEINPAFGDATANGIVSLGGAARLEAGKLTTGVQLLLENGSFQWPELKLDAENIRLDLRFNDLLGMNTPGGQSFRIGRLRCGDLDFGNATILFDIASKEQANIERASVEWCGGTVMVHSIRLNPSNLDRFAVNTELYCENLSLAELVSQLGLSNASGDGALFGKIPVRFSSQRGILIESSYLYSRPGGSNTIKLADPEKIAGGMADAALRQSQLDFALEALRDFTYSWAKLNFTTEKENLVLSLQFDGRPNQPLPFAYDENSGQLRRDPAGKAVFEGIQLNINTRLPLNRLLQLNDKFKQFKKNKPEEKPKAAPAAAPKEAKK
- a CDS encoding YdbL family protein — translated: MKYAKTILPAAAVTAAILAGCTPTIKTENEVTIKPIQITLDVNLKVDQELNQALSTDKPNVKADPNSSDVRERRRSRRDQIKAWKSAQLIGENNKGLLEARTADGSLSDSVKKVVDAENADRRLVFQAIAGKQNIPVESVAQRMGARMAERSAEGTWVQDGAGKWTVKAGK